Genomic DNA from Manihot esculenta cultivar AM560-2 chromosome 15, M.esculenta_v8, whole genome shotgun sequence:
CCAACAAATAACAAGATAATCACCATTACATATCTCCAAGCTACAAACACCATTTTGCGCTCTCAATAACAAACTTGGAACAAACAAAAGAAGGTATACTAAAACATGAATTGGATTAAAGAAGTGTAATTTAAGGGCCCGCAAATATTTTCTAATGCAACTGAAACAAAAAATGCAGGTATTATATTATCAGAAGTTCCACAATCAACACCACATAACATTTTCTACTTAACTCTTGGTATACAATGACAAATATTACAGAGAACCATCAAATTCCTACTAAGAGCAACTAAGAAAGTGATATGGGACATAGTACCACCTGCAACAGAGAGAATCATACTGAAAATAGAGCCTAATTTCCATAGGGAAAAATCATAAACTAGAAGTACCCTTTTTTTTCAATCAATCTGTAATAGTATGAAGAAGGTGCACTGATAGGCTAATATTGGTGCATGGTTGTTTCTATCTTCAAAGTATCACATAGATTGTTTGAAATGGAGAAGGGATACAATACAAAACAGAGAAGGCAGATGCTGTCTGGAAGCTGGCAGTGAGAGTGAAAACCGAAAAGGTCAGGTTTCTGAAAAGTTTGCATAGGTAGCTTGCCTAGCTTGGTTAGTGTCTACCGATGTAGAATTAGCTAGTGTTCAACTAATTAGTATCcacataaagaaaaaaaattatacctcAAAATAGGATTAGCTTAGTGGTTTATTTCAGCTTTTCAAAAACCGAATCTTAAAAGTaagcaattaaaagaaaattgaacAAGAGGATTGATTCAGTTATATTTGTGATTTATACAGACTGTTGCACAACCCAACTTCTTAACACAGGGCTTGGCAAATAGAGTGGGATAACTTCTGAGTACATAAGTAGTTCATGGAAGAAGGTCAGGTCAATTTACATATACACACTATTTTTGCATATCAACCATTCATGTAAGATAGCCACCATAAAGATTAACCCCAACCAAAGGCATGTGTAAGCACCTGGACTATACTGAAAAGTGCAACTGGGCTATCCTTGTTTTATTTTGTTCAATATgatataaaactttaaattttggtACAAATTAGCCTTTTAGAATAAATGTTACGGAAACTATTTACATGCTATAAATAATTTTGTTGCTCACATAGATTCCAGACAGATCTGTCCAAAGAATTAAGATATTTACCTCTCCTCTACCAATAGTCAAATCTGTAAATCCAAGGGAGTCTTTCACTTGGATGTACAACTTTTGTTTCCTAGGATTTGCAACAAGCATATGAAAGTCCTGCCAGTCATTAAAACacaattaatttaatgatatcTTACAGTTCAGATTAAAATCCATCCATTTGGCATTTGATTCCAATAGGAAAGATGTCAATACATGAAACACACTGAAAAAGAAACTACAACAAGCTTCACCTGATTCCAAATCGGCTGACCAGGAGGCCCAATGACAGTGGTTTGACTGTTCTTTTTACTGCGTATGGTTTGATCTCCCAGGCTTAGAACAACAAATGGATCTGTTTTACCTGACAATCAGGGAAGGGAACCATTGAGCACAGATTATGAAAGGGAAAAGTACAAGAGAACCAAGGGAGTCAAGTCACTATGATCAATAGTTTATACATTCTGTACTCCTTTTATGAAAATGAATATCAAGTGTTTGACAAGAAATATGTACGGGCATCCCACAAAACCCGTGATTTATCACAATTAAGAAAAAACCTaaaccattaaaaaaaattactcatATGTTTGAATATCTTCACTGTTGACAAAACAAACGTAGACTTTAAAAGATCCAATTAAGGGTTACAAGGAAGCAAAGTGGGGAACAAGTATGTAGAGTGAAAGAAGTTTGGGTGTCTCAGTTATCCATTGTCAGCAAAGGGACTATTTTCCACTCACTGTTGCCAACCTGGGTTTCTCTCCTCTTTACTTCTAACAAGTTGATGTCCATACATTGGTCAGATTTTTTTCCCAATTCCTTCCTACTCAAACTTCTAAACTAGATGCCAATTTTCTTCTCTTATTATCACTTCCCTCGGTGATGTACTACAAGGATGCATTTAGTTTTGTGGACTGGACAGGAACAAAAGGAATTCTTCCTTATCTCTGTTTAGTGCATAATTTGGACCCAAGAAAAATGAATTCTAGTCCTATCCAATCCTTCTTTTTTGGCCACTTCATGTCTCATAATACAACTTGTCCAATCTTATGGGACaagaataataacaataataataataacatccataaaagaatataaataaatattatatttctaaataatttaaactGAAAGAAATTGGTAGTTTcggaatttcaaatttgatattatttttatgttatattaatttattatattatttatttaacataatatatatctcttttttttaacatatgaaaaattatttggtTTAACCAATTTGTCTATCCTACCCCTTACATAAATTACATCCTAAATGTTAGAAAAGTATAAAACATGTCACCACATTTTATTAACTTCACACCTGTTGAACTCACAAGTTCACAGCCTAaactaagaaaaagaaaagacaggTTAAAATGAACAAAATATCTAGTTTTCTAATGGAAAATGAAAAACTGAGATTGTAAAACagataattaaattttgaagcTCCATTAATTCTCTTAACTCACATCTTCtccaaatgagataaaacttttCATATTAAAGTAGAACAAGATAAGCTCCTATGTAAAAAGAGTTCCTATATTCACAGGAAAACTCCAAAACAGAAAACTAGTTAAGTAAACGGACGATAAATTTTAGTTCTTGTTTAGCACACATGGACAATAAACTTAAGGAaacatgagagagagagagagagagggagaagtAATTTCTACCATAGAACACATAGGAAAGTTTCTGAGCATCTACGAGAGTAACTGATAGCTCTCCCACAAAATCACTGTTGCCCTCTTGCATTTCTCCTGTTTTGAAATCATTTCCAACAGGGCCAACTGCTTTCCCTTTTTGAAAATCCAAGACAATCTTCTTTGGACGAACAAATAGTCGAGGCAAATCCTCAGTAAGAAGTTTTGTTAAAAACCTAAAATCCAATGAATCATTTgaattgatgaaaaaaaaaagcttcaAATATGTCAAAAGCCTATCACAAACTGTGCAAAGCTAAATGAATAACCAAATATCAATCCACAAAGCTAATGCTAGGGTCCATAATGTTATCCTACAGGCCAATCCAAGCATTAAAACGATTATTTATTtagagaaaaaatagaaaagaaagaaaaacaagaGGACAAAATCCCCCTCTATGCTTAACATACAATCATATGTGGATTTTATGATGTCTGTCATGTATAGGATCTTCCATTAGGGTGGCTGCTCACAAAAAACAACCAAAAGCACATTTGGAATTTGAATCACGACATCTTTTATAACAGCATAAGGAAATTCCtttaagaagaaaaaggaaataggACAGTGGTGTTGATAATAGATAGGTGGTTAAATGAAGAACAAAGAATCTCAAGCAAATCAGTTTTGAGAACGCCAGGCAAGAGGGCTTTCTAGGGAAGGGCAAAGAAATTTGACCATGAATGTGATATGGCTAACAGTTGAAGGAATTCCAGAAAATTCAAGCACAGATTTGATAAATTATGTTTTAACATAATAAGGTGCTGAGACCAGAGCATGTAAAGCATACAAGTGAGCATTGAACATATCACTAGATTAATACAATTATAAAAGGGAAGTTACCTTTGTAATCTAGATGGGAAaagaaaaactagaaagaaagaACATATGGTACAACTAATTATGGGCCAAAAAAAATTCACTTACATTGAGAGAACAGGTATTGCTGATGTTGCCCAATGTGTGCAAAGATGAGAACAGAAGAAACATATATTAGGATCTCCAATGCCAATTTATCAAATGACTCGGATATgaaaacacacacacacacacacaaatcATTCTGTACATGGTTCCAATTCTCAAAGCATATTTGATTTATCTATCACGAGATAAATTTATCACAAAAGCTGTTGCCATTTGGCAATTTCTcaaatgaataatttaatttgagaaATCAGCAAATGCAGTCTCCTAAAAGCTAGCAACACTTGGTGTGCATCTTCAGTGGATATGGCAAGTTCATGAAGATTAGAGCCATAACTTGCATGTTCCATGTTTCCTAAGGATTGTACATTTgtactaaataaaattataaaaaagaaagcaagaaaattTAGCTAGCTTATTTCGCATCTTGGTCTAATTCGTTTGGACAACCAAACATCTAagaatcaacatttaacatCCGCTTCAAAACAACAATGGAACAACTGGAGAAggaattgatgagaataaatctGACAATTTGTGAGAGAAAGCCTATAAATTCCTCTCTAGTGCAGTAAGAACACTTTGACTCCTTTAGTAGATCATTAGCATCTTCTCATTTGGAAACATTAGTAGCTAGCATGGCATCCTTTTATGACAACTATTTTACACACGCAGATCTTCCTAACCCAAGGCCATTAAGAAAAATTTGCAAATTACTTAGTGCAAGAGGAGCAACTTAATCATTTTATGCAGTTATTcagaaaaatataagaaaactaattatatttaaaactaataacaaagcaacaaatACATGAAAATAACTGACTTACCCATCAAATTAAACAAGCGGAATGGTGATAATTCAAATTTGATCTTTGGAAGGGAGACAAAAGCCCAAGAAACAGCTCCCACCCAAGGCTCAGTCGGTATCAACCGCACTTTGACCCATAGCTCACCATCTATGTCAAAATCTCGGATGCCAACTGGTACAACAATGGGGATAATGCCAAATTTTAGTGAAAGCATCAGCAGCACGCGAGCACCACCAGTATATCGAAGGCCTATCTGGTACCTAATTTTTACCCAAGAAAGAAGAAATCAGTTAAAAGGATTTTAAGTTGGTGATGAATTTTTAGAAGTAAAAACCATCTAAAATTCATATTATTACAACagtgataaaaaaaaagatagcaTATCTCGCTCGGACAAGCTTGTTAACTGATGAACTTTCATATTTATCGGACTCGTCCAATCCAATACTCCTACCTCTGCTCAAATTTGATCCATTAGCAATTGATGAACATTGAAAATATTACCCTACGGCTACCCGTTTCATGAACGTCGAGGCAGCTGAAGTAGAAATCCTAGCGTCATGAGTTCATCTACAGGCATTGCATATTGCACAAGTAGAAATTTTAAGAAGAAAAGAACACTTCCATGACTTCACATGAAaatttgactaagtttataaAGAAGTAAACTCACTGCAAGTCGTTGACACGGCGTGATGTTCTGCGCTCAACATTCCTGACTGACAATGGCTCGTCTCCCAAGGAGAATTGCCTAATCTCAACTCTCTCCACATTATCAGGCTTCTTCAGATTATCAATGACAGGCTGCAGCAACCCAATAATCCAGTTCTCAATCCCAGGTCTATACACCTTCCATAATTTCCCCAACACCATATTCACCCACTCCACTGACTCCTTCCTCTGCAAATCCTTTTCCAAGAACAACGAAAAACTTGTGGGAACTTGCGGCCAGGGTCCACGCTGCCCACCTCCACTGACCATCTTAGCCGTCTTCCTGGACGTCCATAACTTATCGAAAACTACTCcaacaaagaagaagaagacaaaaAACCCAACAATGTTTCGATTAATTGGAGGAGATGGAATAGGGTGTAAGACTCCTAACTGAGTCCTTAACTTATCTAGCATGGGATCTTCTTGAAAACCAGTGAAATTTGAACCCATTTGGATGGACGAAgacaatgatgatgatgaagaattCTCTTGCAAACCATCTTCTTGTTTCTCCAATTCATTAGCAATTTGTTTGAAAAGAATGTTTCGAATTCGTGTTGCTAGTCTGATAGAATTGGCATTGTGATTGCGGCTGTCATTGGTGGGAAATATACAAGCACGAACAGAGAACTTGGGGCGGGAAAATTTTGGGTGAAGTTTTTTCCTCCTTCTCTTGCAGGAAGAGATTGAAGGATAGGTGTGGGTTGAATTGTTACAAGGGCAGAGCTGAGGAAACAGAATCTGAGAGGAATCataggtagaagaagaagaaataatgGTTTTCATTTGCTTGTCGAGTGATGAGGCATTGAAATGAGTATGAAGAAAGTAGAAGAGAAAATGGAAATGGTGAATTGTGGAGGAGAATGATTTCTCTGTATTTCTTCAAGCAAAAAGAAGCTCAGCTTTTGTGCTTGGAGTGTTTTGTGATCCTCATTCCCAATCCTCAGTGTCAGTGGCTGGAGTCGACACAAAATCAATTTTTCCATTTGCGCCTTTGGATATCTCCGATCCGATCCTTTTAAAATATCTGCCaaactaaattaattcaaaattttgatttaattttttatttattttaatttttaatttaaaaaattttaattatttcaatcaaaaaattaaaaagataaattaaattaattaataataacaatatattatttttaataatatttttataaaaatattagattataattaaaattaaaatattttaattataaaaaaatgtaaaaaataaaaaatttattaaaaaaatcaaattgattaaactaaattaaatttaattgaattagatggatttaattcgatttgatttctgatcaaaattaatttaatttgatttttgaaaatatcaatatttttatttttatttcatttaattctGTTTAATTTTCAACTGAACTGATGGAATATTGATTTTTAAtccttttatataatattaataataataataatataaaaacgcCAATtcaacatat
This window encodes:
- the LOC110602132 gene encoding tricalbin-3, which gives rise to MKTIISSSSTYDSSQILFPQLCPCNNSTHTYPSISSCKRRRKKLHPKFSRPKFSVRACIFPTNDSRNHNANSIRLATRIRNILFKQIANELEKQEDGLQENSSSSSLSSSIQMGSNFTGFQEDPMLDKLRTQLGVLHPIPSPPINRNIVGFFVFFFFVGVVFDKLWTSRKTAKMVSGGGQRGPWPQVPTSFSLFLEKDLQRKESVEWVNMVLGKLWKVYRPGIENWIIGLLQPVIDNLKKPDNVERVEIRQFSLGDEPLSVRNVERRTSRRVNDLQYQIGLRYTGGARVLLMLSLKFGIIPIVVPVGIRDFDIDGELWVKVRLIPTEPWVGAVSWAFVSLPKIKFELSPFRLFNLMAIPVLSMFLTKLLTEDLPRLFVRPKKIVLDFQKGKAVGPVGNDFKTGEMQEGNSDFVGELSVTLVDAQKLSYVFYGKTDPFVVLSLGDQTIRSKKNSQTTVIGPPGQPIWNQDFHMLVANPRKQKLYIQVKDSLGFTDLTIGRGEVDLGSLQDTVPTDRIVVLRGGWGPFRKGSYGEILLRLTYKAYVEDEDDDKTAVESIDTDASDDELSDSEESNATFKSTGTDPYGGSDKESFMDVLAALIVSEEFQGIVASEAGSNKVLDGVSPAASRGPNAESIPSDPNNSSEGSGGSVVVWLAVLTSILVVIAVNMDGTSFFNP